The stretch of DNA AAGGAAAAGTACATCGAGGTGAGAAAGGCGCTCATGGGCCTGACAGGGAAGACAAAGGAGCCGACCCCTGAAGAGGTTCAGAAGGTGGTAGCTCCGTTGAATGTCACCCAGAAGCCTTTGAGCTTCATGACTGTCAACAGCGGAATGAAATATTATGACACTATCAAGAAGACCTATAACGTCAACGCCACCCCCACGGTCGTTGTGAACAACGCCAAGACAAAAAAGACCGTCCGTCTCGTCGGGGTTAAAGAGATAACTGAGGCGGGCATTCTGAAAGCATTAGATGAGGTTTCCCAGTAGGGACCGCATCGGACTCGGGGAGGGACGCCGGCGGGGATAGGGGAAAACTCCCGTAGGATTTCCGGTGAATGAACCGATTATTTTCTCCCTTTACGCCTCGTTGAGACCGTCTCTACCGAGTTTGACCATCACCCTAGCCGCAGAGATAAACTTTTCTTTGTGGGCGAGACATGATGAATATCTATTTTATTTCTTTTCGAGTATAATGATAATTAATAACTGACCTTGTAATTATAATTGCCGTTGGAATCATGATGCCAGGGCTTCAATCCTCTCATAAGTTCGGAAGATAAAGGAGGTGAAAGCATGGATCAAGCTAAGCGGAGAACGGTCAGGCTCTATCTGCTCATTGTGATGATCGCGGGAATAACTCTCTTCATTTTCCTCTCCCTTGGTCCTCCAAAGTTGCTCGCCAAATCGGAATCACCTAACTTCTGTTCAGGATGTCATGTCATGGAGTCGGAATATGAGGCGTGGATCCACACCGGAGCGCACCGGCGAAACAGATGCATCGACTGCCATCTGCCCAATGAGAATCTCGGTCTCCACTATGTCTGGAAGTCGATTGACGGCTTGAAAGATTCTCTCTTCTTCTATTCAGGCAGAATCCCCGAGCAGATCAAACTTTCCTCTCACGGGCAGAAGGTCTTACAGGAGAACTGCATCCGCTGTCACGGAACCACAGTGGAGTTCATTAATCACGACAGGAAATGCTGGGAGTGCCATCGGGGGATCACTCATAAGCGGAGCGGATCGATGGAAACCCTTTAGAAGGAGGTTGGCGAAATGAAAAAGAGAAGCTTGATGTTCGTAATGCTGTTCGCACTGCTCGCCCTCGTATCGGTCTTCCTCTATGGCTGCCCACCGCAGAAGGCCGAACAGGTCAAACCGGTGAAGATAGCGGACGGCGAAATAGACCCTGCAAAGTGGGGCAAGGCATACCCTCCCGAGTTCGAACTCTGGAAGAAAACCGAAGAACCCACTCCTGTCGGAAAGAGCAAGTACAAGAGGGGCTTTGATGCGGACAAGGTGACCTATGACAAACTGGCGGAATTTCCCTATATGGCGCTCCTCTTTAACGGCTGGGGGTTCGGAATCGAGTACAACGAGCCGAGGGGCCATGCGTATATGCTCAGGGATCAACTCGAAGTTGACCCTTCAAGGGTGAAGGCAGGAGGCGTCTGCCTTTCCTGTAAGACCCCCTATGCTCCTAAGCTCGAAAAAGAGATGGGTATCGATTACTACAAGAAACCTTACACCGAGGTTCTCGGCCATATCCCGCAGGAGCACCAGAAACTCGGTGTCGCATGCATAGACTGTCATGACAACAAGGATATGTCCCTTAAGATATCGAGGGCCTTCACCCTCACGGCGGCACTCAAGGATATGGACGTGAACCCCGAGAAATTGACCCGCCAGGAGATGAGGAGCCTCGTCTGCGCCCAGTGCCACGTGACGTACACTATCCAAAAAGACCAGGACATGAAGTCAGTCGCCCTCTTCTTCCCGTGGCAGGGAAGCAAGTGGGGAAATATCGCGATAGAGAATATCATTAAGAAGATCCGCAGCGATCCATCGTATGGCGAGTGGAAGCAGAACGTGACAGGATTTAAGATGGGATTCATCCGCCATCCCGAATTCGAACTCTACTCGAACAATAGTGTACATTGGAAGGCGGGTGCGGCCTGCGCGGATTGTCACATGCCATATACGAAGGTGGGGGTCTTCAAGGTGTCGGATCATCGGGTCGAAAGCCCCCTCAAGAGTGACTTGAAGGCCTGCATGCAATGCCACAGCGAAAGCCCCGAGTGGCTGAGGGAACAGGTCATCGCGATCCAGGACAGGACCGTTTCACTCATGCTTCGTTCCGGCTATGAGACTGCCGTTGTGGCAAAGCTCTTCGAAATCGCGAATAAGGCGATCGCCGAAGGGAAACCGGTCGACAAGGCGCTCTATGACAAGGCCAAGGATTACTATGAAGAGGCTTTTTATCGCGTCGTCTTTGTCGGCGCCGAGAATTCAGTCGGTTTTCACAATCCCACAGAGGCCGGGAGGATCCTTGGTGACGCGACGGCATTTGCGGGAAAGGCCGAGGGACTCCTCCGGCAGGCACTCGCAAAAGCGGGTGTGAACGTACCGCTCGTTGTCAACCTCGAGTTGAATAAATACCTCGATGAGCGCGGCCAGAAGAAACTCAAATTCAACCCGAAATTCGAATTCAAGGATCCCTACGGCGTACAGGAAAAGCTCATAACCGTCGATCAGGTAAAGAAATAGGTCTGGGGGGCGGCGGGCCGATCTGTCGGCCCGCCGCCCCCCCACAATCAGCCATTAAAGAAGAGCCGGAAAGACAAGTGTCATCCTATCGTTATGCCTTCCGATGCTTCTGTCTCACGACAAGAGCACTATTGTCGGAAGATGCCTACCGCCAAGAGGGGTGCTGAGTAAAGAGAAAGGGGGTAAACGTGTCACTGTCAAGAAGAGAGTTCCTGAAAACAACCGCGGCGGTGTCTGCTGCTGCGGCAATCGGCATGACAGTTCCTGAAGAACTATGGTGTATCGCGAAAAAGACGGAGGCGGGATGGAAATGGGACAAGTCCGTCTGTCGCTTCTGCGGTACCGGTTGCGGCATCATGGTCGCGACAAAGAACGACATGATCGTCGCCGTCAAGGGTGACCCGGCCGCGCCGGTGAATATGGGTCTCAACTGCATCAAGGGGTACTTCAACGCGAAGATCATGTACGGCGCCGACCGCCTCACAGAACCGCTCTTGAGAGTCAACGAGAAGGGTGACTTTGACAAGAAGGGGAAGTTCAAACCGGTCACGTGGAAAAAGGCATTCG from Thermodesulfovibrionales bacterium encodes:
- a CDS encoding ammonia-forming cytochrome c nitrite reductase subunit c552 produces the protein MKKRSLMFVMLFALLALVSVFLYGCPPQKAEQVKPVKIADGEIDPAKWGKAYPPEFELWKKTEEPTPVGKSKYKRGFDADKVTYDKLAEFPYMALLFNGWGFGIEYNEPRGHAYMLRDQLEVDPSRVKAGGVCLSCKTPYAPKLEKEMGIDYYKKPYTEVLGHIPQEHQKLGVACIDCHDNKDMSLKISRAFTLTAALKDMDVNPEKLTRQEMRSLVCAQCHVTYTIQKDQDMKSVALFFPWQGSKWGNIAIENIIKKIRSDPSYGEWKQNVTGFKMGFIRHPEFELYSNNSVHWKAGAACADCHMPYTKVGVFKVSDHRVESPLKSDLKACMQCHSESPEWLREQVIAIQDRTVSLMLRSGYETAVVAKLFEIANKAIAEGKPVDKALYDKAKDYYEEAFYRVVFVGAENSVGFHNPTEAGRILGDATAFAGKAEGLLRQALAKAGVNVPLVVNLELNKYLDERGQKKLKFNPKFEFKDPYGVQEKLITVDQVKK
- the nrfH gene encoding cytochrome c nitrite reductase small subunit → MDQAKRRTVRLYLLIVMIAGITLFIFLSLGPPKLLAKSESPNFCSGCHVMESEYEAWIHTGAHRRNRCIDCHLPNENLGLHYVWKSIDGLKDSLFFYSGRIPEQIKLSSHGQKVLQENCIRCHGTTVEFINHDRKCWECHRGITHKRSGSMETL